One Candidatus Eisenbacteria bacterium DNA segment encodes these proteins:
- a CDS encoding glutamate racemase, which translates to MKGGRRDGRGLRGGHGRPTGRREHTLGVFDSGIGGLTVVRHLRRLLPSWDIVYFGDTARVPYGTKSDATVRRFAGEAARFLTQFGVSHLVVACNTVSAVALRHLTREFQELPVAGVIQPGAEAAVEATRSGRIGVIGTRATIASGAYEHAITAAAHRAGKKARVHALPCPLLVPLAEEGLARSRAAREVLRDYLAPLRAKHIDTLILGCTHYPPFKPAIRSVLGRRVTLIDSGEATARRLARSLKLDSNPAPRGRGSLECYVSDIPRQFEAIGRRFLGSRLGRVWLVPQDDLPWFQRPPVQGPP; encoded by the coding sequence ATGAAGGGGGGCCGCCGCGACGGGCGCGGGCTCCGAGGCGGGCACGGCCGCCCCACCGGCCGCCGCGAGCACACGCTCGGCGTCTTCGATTCGGGCATCGGCGGCCTCACCGTCGTGCGCCACCTGCGGCGGCTCCTCCCTTCCTGGGACATCGTCTACTTCGGCGACACCGCGCGCGTGCCGTACGGGACCAAATCCGACGCGACCGTGCGTCGCTTCGCGGGGGAGGCGGCGCGCTTTCTGACCCAGTTTGGCGTGAGCCATCTCGTCGTGGCTTGCAACACGGTGTCCGCGGTCGCCCTCCGTCATCTCACCCGGGAGTTTCAGGAGCTGCCCGTGGCCGGCGTGATCCAGCCGGGAGCCGAGGCGGCGGTCGAAGCGACGCGGAGCGGGCGGATCGGCGTGATCGGCACGCGGGCGACGATCGCCAGTGGAGCCTACGAGCACGCGATCACGGCCGCGGCGCACCGGGCGGGGAAGAAAGCGCGCGTGCACGCGCTCCCGTGCCCGCTCCTCGTGCCGCTCGCGGAGGAAGGGTTGGCGCGAAGCAGGGCCGCGCGGGAGGTCCTCCGCGACTACCTGGCGCCGCTCCGCGCGAAGCACATCGACACGCTGATCCTCGGGTGCACGCACTATCCGCCGTTCAAGCCCGCGATCCGCTCGGTCCTCGGGCGGCGCGTCACGCTCATCGACTCCGGCGAGGCGACGGCGCGGCGGCTCGCGCGATCGCTCAAGCTCGACTCGAACCCGGCACCGCGCGGCCGCGGATCCCTGGAATGTTACGTATCCGACATCCCGCGGCAATTCGAGGCGATCGGCCGCCGGTTCCTCGGCTCGCGGCTGGGGCGGGTCTGGCTCGTCCCCCAAGATGATCTTCCATGGTTTCAACGCCCTCCGGTCCAGGGACCGCCATGA
- a CDS encoding ribonuclease PH produces MTQLSQRVDGRRMAELRPVTIKRGYLKHAEGSALIEMGGTRVLCAATVEERVPPFLRNSGRGWVTAEYSMLPRSSAERIQREVNRGHPGGRTHEIQRLIGRSLRAVTNLSAIGERQILIDCDVIEADGGTRTASITGAYVALVDAIRWLAKRTAIAGDPLRDFVAAVSVGIVDGRPCLDLCYAEDSQAQVDMNLVMTGSGRIVEVQGTAEGEAFSEREMAVMMALGKAGVGKLIRSQMRALGLRRLPKTWT; encoded by the coding sequence ATGACCCAGTTGAGCCAACGCGTCGATGGCCGGCGCATGGCGGAGCTTCGGCCGGTCACGATCAAGCGCGGCTACCTGAAGCACGCCGAGGGCTCGGCGCTCATCGAAATGGGCGGGACCCGCGTGCTCTGCGCAGCCACCGTCGAGGAGCGCGTCCCCCCGTTCCTCCGGAACAGCGGCCGGGGCTGGGTGACCGCGGAGTACAGCATGCTCCCGCGCTCCTCCGCGGAGCGCATTCAACGTGAGGTGAATCGCGGGCACCCGGGCGGGCGCACCCACGAGATTCAGCGGCTGATCGGGCGCTCCCTCCGCGCGGTCACGAACTTGAGCGCGATCGGCGAGCGCCAGATCCTGATCGACTGTGACGTGATCGAGGCGGACGGCGGCACTCGCACCGCGTCGATCACGGGCGCCTACGTGGCGCTGGTGGACGCGATCCGCTGGCTCGCGAAGCGCACCGCCATCGCGGGAGACCCGCTGCGGGATTTCGTCGCGGCGGTCTCGGTTGGCATCGTGGACGGCCGGCCCTGCCTCGACCTCTGCTACGCCGAGGATTCCCAGGCGCAGGTCGATATGAACCTCGTGATGACCGGGTCCGGCCGGATCGTGGAGGTCCAAGGCACCGCGGAAGGGGAGGCCTTCAGCGAGCGCGAGATGGCCGTGATGATGGCGCTCGGGAAAGCGGGGGTCGGAAAGCTCATCCGCTCCCAAATGCGCGCGCTCGGCCTGCGACGGCTCCCCAAGACTTGGACCTGA
- a CDS encoding GerMN domain-containing protein: MRARSEGRTGSDEPPGLLDSRDRKDRRADHPGSGAGPHVNRLNRRWVIAVVGSVAIVGGFFWIARVRNQAGSQGPRLVPLASELEGIRGAYLYFGVPGADTLVSEYRDVVVKDRPADQVRAIYRELLAGPSKEHTALFPEGTELLETYWTDRGTLYLDWSRALTQGFRGGSARERSLIASIVRTAGDNLPGVERVMILVEGEPVETIGGHFDVLSPLLVRDWR; the protein is encoded by the coding sequence GTGCGCGCCCGCTCCGAAGGGCGGACCGGAAGCGATGAGCCTCCAGGGCTACTCGATTCGCGAGATCGCAAGGATCGTCGCGCAGACCATCCAGGATCTGGTGCGGGGCCCCACGTGAATCGGCTCAATCGGCGCTGGGTCATCGCGGTCGTGGGCAGCGTGGCGATCGTCGGCGGGTTTTTCTGGATCGCCCGCGTGAGGAATCAGGCGGGATCCCAGGGGCCGCGCTTGGTCCCGCTCGCCTCGGAGCTCGAGGGAATCCGGGGCGCCTATCTCTACTTCGGCGTTCCCGGCGCGGACACGCTCGTCTCGGAATACCGGGACGTGGTCGTGAAGGACCGGCCGGCCGATCAGGTCCGCGCGATCTACCGCGAGCTGCTTGCGGGGCCTTCGAAGGAGCACACGGCGCTCTTTCCAGAGGGGACCGAGCTGCTCGAGACCTACTGGACCGACCGCGGGACCCTCTACCTCGATTGGAGCCGGGCGCTCACGCAGGGATTCCGGGGCGGGAGCGCTCGGGAGCGCTCGCTCATCGCCTCGATCGTGCGCACGGCGGGGGACAACCTTCCCGGCGTCGAGCGGGTCATGATTCTTGTCGAGGGGGAGCCGGTCGAAACGATCGGGGGACATTTCGACGTGCTCTCGCCGCTTCTCGTGAGAGATTGGCGATGA
- the rdgB gene encoding RdgB/HAM1 family non-canonical purine NTP pyrophosphatase, protein MDLIVLATRNEGKASELTVLLQGIAARLETLRSYPAVTLPPETGSSYRENALAKARAVYRVLGVPSLGDDSGLEVDALAGAPGLHSARYAGEGANDRANLERVLGELAGLPPERRTARFRCVLALVRGRGDDIVVEGVCEGRILDTPRGAGGFGYDPVFIPEGHLLTFAELPATEKNALSHRARAAAALGRALRE, encoded by the coding sequence TTGGACCTGATCGTCCTCGCCACGAGGAATGAAGGAAAAGCCAGCGAGTTGACGGTCCTGCTTCAGGGAATCGCCGCGCGCCTGGAGACCCTTCGCTCATACCCCGCGGTCACCCTTCCTCCCGAAACCGGATCCAGTTATCGAGAGAACGCGCTCGCGAAGGCGCGGGCGGTCTATCGCGTGCTCGGCGTCCCTTCGCTCGGAGACGACTCCGGCCTCGAAGTGGACGCGCTCGCCGGAGCGCCGGGGCTCCATTCCGCGCGCTACGCGGGCGAGGGAGCGAACGACCGCGCGAACCTCGAGCGCGTCCTCGGCGAGCTGGCGGGCCTTCCGCCGGAGCGCCGGACGGCTCGATTCCGCTGCGTGCTTGCGCTCGTGCGCGGGCGCGGCGATGATATCGTCGTAGAGGGGGTGTGCGAGGGCCGGATCCTCGATACCCCGCGCGGGGCAGGTGGGTTCGGCTACGACCCCGTCTTTATTCCCGAGGGTCACCTCCTGACCTTCGCGGAGCTACCCGCCACCGAGAAGAACGCGCTCAGCCACCGCGCTCGAGCGGCCGCGGCCCTGGGTCGCGCGCTCAGGGAGTGA